In Brassica napus cultivar Da-Ae chromosome C2, Da-Ae, whole genome shotgun sequence, the sequence GATGCTCAATGATCTCTCCCTTGTCAAGAGATTTGAGTAGTTCATAAAAATTCTCAAGATCTAAGATTATGAACCGATTAGTAGTATTTCAGGGTGTCGTATTCGCCTTTAAGCTGATGATGTCTCGAGTTAATTTTCCAATGTCTGAAATTATGACACTCTCATGGCCATAATCTCTGGAACGATACCCTTCATGTTTAATGAATGTAGTTTACAATGGATGATCCAAGCTTGCAATGAAATATACATCTTTTTACTTATGGAGtttttcttacaaaatgatGATATCATGTGAATATGATATACCTAAAGTTACAAGTGCGAAGTTTCAGTTCCATCTCTTGGCATTTATAGACCAATATTCAGTACATTGAGTAGAataaaacatttagtttttgaacGATGCAACTCCAATTTTGTggataaaaacaaatatgtattGCTGTATCACTCTTCTTTAATGAAAGAACATAAAAGAAATCAACAGATCTCAAGACTTCATGAATATAAATAGTAAATATTACATTTCCCTAATCAGAATGTCTAAATCACCTTATACACCAAAACAATATGCAAGTAAATCACTAGGATATTCTCCAATAATCAACAAGCTCCAAAATAACTAATACACTTTCCATTATTACTTTGGGCACTAAAATATAACCCTACCAAATGTACAAACTCTAATTAATTTCAGCTCTTATAAATAGATTCTCACATTTCTTAACTCTTCTTCCTCGTTCTCGATTCACAGTTCTGGTTGGCTTGGCGTGAACCTTGAGTTTTGaggtaaatgtttttttttttttgctaaattataATTGAGGTAAATGTTTCTGCTAGTATACTTCAAAAGTTCAAAGTATgaaacatttgattttttttaattaaaaaaattatgaaacaaaaactATTCAACattcacattttattttattttttttatttttttttaacatttgacAGAGTATTTTTTTCTCAAGGAATATAAAACATGCACCAAGAAACTCTGCATTACTATAATCTGTGGAAACTTGCTGTCCAAGAAAGAGACGAAGCAAAGGAACAACTGATGCAGTCACTCGCCGAAGCCTCTCAGTTACGGCAACTCTTCGACACCTTACTGTTGTACGAAGAACAAATACGCTGTCATCAGCCAGAAACCAAAGatgaaactactcaaaactgtAATCACAATCACTTCCCCGTAGATTCTCCGTCGCGGCTCTCCTCTCCATCGCCGTTGGATTTTGGCTCGAGTGTCTATTCGTCGCCGTTGGATCCCACCTTCCCGTCGAGTCAGATGCATGTTGTCGCTGAGAAGACGAGGGATTACGAGACAGTTGTGCTGGAGATGATCGGTGGAGTGTTGCCGGAGAACGGTAAGTTTTTTAAGGCGGTTAGTGAAGCGGGATCGTTGGTCGAGTCGATGTTCGTAACCGGTCCGGTTCCGAAATGGAAAAATCCTCCGGTTCTGTTGTCGAGTCAAATAACGGTTTTAAGTAATAGCAACGCTGGGAATTGGAATTACGGTGGTTTGGAGTTTGGTTCGGGGATCCCAAACCGGTCTTCTTCAGGCAAAATGTCACAGTTCGGTTTGATGTCTTAAGTTTCCGCATGAAGTTTATTAGGTTTGGTTCGTGTattgtttctattttcttttgtattgCTAAATAATTTATCAGATCCAATAAAAAGAATATCGATTTGAGGTTGATGCATGGTGTTCATACAATCATACCTGACACTTTTGGAGTCATCACAAATCACTACACCAACATGTTTGAATTTGAAGGCACATAACATGCGTATCTTCATACAGGGTGAATAATACAGTCACTGGCACATAACATGCCTCTCTCATATTTTGTATTCATTGGccaaaattgttattttttgtacATTTTTCTTACAAATTTGTAAAGGGATCAACCAACCTCAAATACTTTTCAATCAAAATATCGACATCTAATATGGATTGacatatgatattattaatttggtTGATCATAAAAAgctcaatatatttatataaattccttttaattatattatcgtctgtttttcattaaaaaaaaaattcgtctgTGAGGATAAAAAATGTCGTAAATGGCATTCTCGTGATTATTACACACCGCCTCGGACTTTCCGTAATTGTTTATAGGTATACCGTATACGTTAATCATTGAGCCAATGGCCATGACAGAAATAAAGAAACTGAAAAATCATTTTGATTGATAGAAGTCGAGCTGTCTTTTTGCTGTAATAATTTAACATCTTTAACATAGTATCGTTCCTGTCTGTCTATCCAGCTTCTCTTTCGCTAGCATCATCATATCGGCAGAAACATACATTAAAAAGTCAGCTGATTTCTCTATTTCCCTGTAACTACAAACTTCTCTTTGACAGATTTGAATCAAATGGAGGAGGACAGAAAAGAGGTATgcaccatcttcttcttcatctgttTTACTTCGCTTATGTGTTGTATGGTTTCCCGATCACTTCTAGTTAAGTATATCTCGAGCTCTGCTTGTTTTGTTGGTACCGTTTGGATCTTGTCGTAGTCGAGCTTGGGTTTCACACTTTTAACAAGCTCCAAGCACTAGTGAATAGTGATGTTGTTATAGTTATGAAAATCTAAAATCTGAGTAACCGGAAACAGAACGTTGTCACCTACTCTGTATTTTCAGAACTTTGGTTAcctttttgaatttataaaaagataataaGGCTCTGAATGTTTATAAACCGCATCACACCGATGTTaggtattattttattttttttggctcAATTGTTAGGTATTATTAGTAACAAAAATTTCTACATCTAACTatgtatctatatattttgttaatttagaaCCGCTTCGTAATTGTCCCCATGTTGCCATTCAGACACTAATACTTCTACTCGATTATTGTCAATCTCTAATACATTTCAAAGCTTAGAAACAGTTCAGTAAAGTCTAAATGCAATTAATGTGAAATCTTTTGTTAAATTGTGGTTGCTGTGCAGAAGAACTCTCCATGGCTATCTGTGCCACAGTTTGGTGATTGGGACCAGAAAAGCGGAGGAGGAGCAATGCCTGATTACTCGATGGATTTCACCAAGATAAGGGAGATGAGGAAACAGAACAAGAGAGACCCTTCTCTAGCCAGTTTTGGCAACGAAGAAGAGCTCATCAAGCCACCCGAGTCATCAGCACCAATAGCTAAACTCACAACTGTCCATACTGAAAACAAGCAACACTTCTCTCCGGACCACCATCACCAACCACATTCCCCTTCTGTAAGTTTCCAACCCATTTTTTTGTGTCTTTGTTTTGATCGTTTCAAACATAAATATTTGCATTTAGGACGTGGTTTTGTAACCAAGATGTGTCTTATATATCTTACTGGTTTGCTGAAAATATTTCAAGGACCTTAAATTATTGAACATAGTTTTATTGAGCAGTCTCTCTTGATTATGATGACTATTAGTGTTTTAAGTAACATAAGAATATGTTGTGGTTGTTTGGAAACAGGCAAAGAGAAGCATCTTCAGCTGCTTCAACTGCTGCGTCAAAGCTTGAAGAGATTATTCtcttattaatatacatattgaCTTGTAATTCAAATCTGGAAAATGAATGTGGTGACtctttcttttatatatgtttgaatCCATCTGTCTCACTTTTTTACTATATGCACATAGCTCTATTACAAGAAGAAGATTAGCTTAGTTCTAAGCTAATTGCTTTGCATAATTTGTTTAGTCGAATGTGAATATTACTGACCACTCCAGTATACATGGCAACTCGAAGTTTCAGCAACATTAAGGCAATAAGGCCGATTGGatgacatatttaaaaaaaaaaacatgataaagAAGATTAAATTCTTACTCTAAAAAAACACAGTagatttatagacaaaacaaaaagaccATTATTTGATTCTATAATGTGCTTTAATATAAGCCCAAGAAATATCTCTGAATTTACGCTCGCGTCTTTGTCTCTTCACTTTTAATTTTCAGACACTGGCTTATCACTGCTTCAAAGTTAATGGCTGGTGCAGACAATTCCTCAGATGACATTAACCGATccttttttttatggtttatctttttccattttttatttaaaataaaaatttcttttatattgcTAAAACATCAAGTTGATATGGCCGAGTTGGTCTAAGGCGCCAGATTAAGGTTCTGGTCCGAAAGGGCGTGGGTTCAAATCCCACTGTCAAcatacattttgtttttttttttaaatctaaaatcatgttttcaaatCCGTAACCGTATCTGGGCCTTCTATCATAGTAGGTAATATAAACTCATGTTTTCAAAGCATCTTTTTAACGACAGCCAAAACaagttataattgttttttctcCCTTTTAAAACTTCACCAAGAaacttaagattttaaataataaacttttCTCGCTAAATACTTTCATCAATCGGGTAATTGTGTTAGTAAATATCCGAGAAGATAAGCTTTgtttatctaaaaaaaaatatctaaattaaaaCTTCTATCATATGAGGATAATACCATGAAAGTTTTTGTTACTCTTGATAGTTGATACATTGTAAGGCTTATCTCCCAAAATATTAAGTTAGTATATAGTAAAAGTCATGATCGCACTTGCTTTGCTTGGGCTAAATTTAGTTTATCAATCTACATATGATGATGAATTGAAAACTCAAGAAAGTCACCAATAATGCATCGGAAAGATTTGAGAGTTTGAGAAGATTAAAGTATTATTGAAAAGCATACCGACCGACAACTAATACCCATGGGCATAGACTGACAGAGCCAGGCCAAAACATTATTAGAACCTATCGAAAGACAGGTCttcatattttttgtattacaactatcaatataataaaatttagagtCTGCTGGATGTGAAACGTTCTATAAATAATTACTGCTAATGTTATATACTTTTGTTTGCATTATGTTTTTATGATTGGATATTTTTGTAGCAAAAAACACAAGAGTATAATAGTTCATATTGTATCATTTTGTGTTATTA encodes:
- the LOC106416968 gene encoding uncharacterized protein LOC106416968 is translated as MHQETLHYYNLWKLAVQERDEAKEQLMQSLAEASQLRQLFDTLLLYEEQIRCHQPETKDETTQNCNHNHFPVDSPSRLSSPSPLDFGSSVYSSPLDPTFPSSQMHVVAEKTRDYETVVLEMIGGVLPENGKFFKAVSEAGSLVESMFVTGPVPKWKNPPVLLSSQITVLSNSNAGNWNYGGLEFGSGIPNRSSSGKMSQFGLMS
- the LOC106416013 gene encoding uncharacterized protein LOC106416013; the protein is MEEDRKEKNSPWLSVPQFGDWDQKSGGGAMPDYSMDFTKIREMRKQNKRDPSLASFGNEEELIKPPESSAPIAKLTTVHTENKQHFSPDHHHQPHSPSAKRSIFSCFNCCVKA